A genomic window from Salvelinus namaycush isolate Seneca chromosome 5, SaNama_1.0, whole genome shotgun sequence includes:
- the LOC120047200 gene encoding transmembrane protein 158: MLSNSPTFLLALTTVAGLLQRCHGWSDEDLLLPPINSTNRFLANLEVDVHYSKRSVEESEASSSDTSLQPLPQCNVSVQRLFPTSLVARWDSNFGFQCDVFIYTANNNGRAFFSAAINRAISPVLIEHLGVTGGQQEFRLCVGCGMSRYRRFGKSKAQQTGDPINFCCVDFSLDELNGDKSWRLNRKPIESTLVACFMTLVIIVWSVAALIWPVPIIAGFLPNGMEQRRPR; this comes from the coding sequence ATGCTGAGCAACTCCCCGACTTTTCTGCTGGCCCTGACCACCGTAGCCGGACTACTCCAGCGGTGCCACGGCTGGAGCGACGAGGACCTCCTGTTACCCCCCATCAACTCCACCAACAGATTCTTGGCCAACTTGGAGGTGGACGTGCACTACTCGAAGAGATCCGTGGAGGAGAGCGAAGCCTCCTCGTCAGACACTTCGTTACAGCCGTTGCCACAGTGCAACGTCAGCGTGCAGAGACTTTTCCCCACCTCGCTGGTGGCTCGCTGGGACAGCAACTTCGGTTTCCAGTGCGATGTGTTTATATATACCGCCAATAACAATGGAAGGGCTTTTTTCTCTGCTGCTATCAACAGGGCCATCTCACCTGTTCTCATCGAACACCTCGGAGTCACCGGCGGCCAGCAGGAGTTTAGACTGTGTGTTGGATGTGGCATGTCACGATACCGGCGATTCGGCAAGTCAAAGGCTCAGCAGACGGGGGATCCCATCAATTTCTGCTGTGTTGACTTCAGCCTTGACGAACTAAATGGGGACAAAAGTTGGAGATTGAACCGTAAACCCATCGAGTCAACTCTTGTGGCTTGTTTCATGACTCTAGTGATAATAGTGTGGAGTGTGGCTGCCCTCATATGGCCGGTGCCTATTATTGCAGGATTTCTGCCCAACGGAATGGAACAAAGACGGCCGAGATAA